In Armatimonadota bacterium, a single genomic region encodes these proteins:
- a CDS encoding BamA/TamA family outer membrane protein, whose product MRGILRSVAIGVLTLGVMAAAFAQDVGIIKEINIRGTKKISPAVVKALLQVREGQILNLKAIEEDRQRILDMGWFRKVNYNKTLLADNTWQLIYDVDENEIVREVAVVGNSAIKTEDILKLVQFKPAPGAKEEDLRPLNLSEIKPSLDAIQRLYEDQGYFGRVEALDPDPYSPGTWLLRIKEAVINSISIEGFTSTKDKVFNRLIKSKPGQPYSRFQWEKDALRVINTQWFEGVSPTQPALSILDSGLVDLKMKLNDGRTGMFNAGVVLNPQNSLAGTISYSDSNFNGTGQNVAFNYTQATVQGTGGSISFDYANPFADSKDSTFRASVYDRVQFRFINNAFGGGNLNAANQYSERRTGGSMGFTNQINDKRSLTISSRFERVNVPPFDPASGNVNNFIQQDGEVGVLGLSVINNTRDLDFDPARGKFLRLDVEPGFSTIRPVSTNISGDNPEGRFGFVRLGFDYRTYFTPNKKRRTADDVSREVYAFRLRGGTVQGVIPFFEQYFAGGNDSVRGFQEDRFWGKNLLMASFEWRKPVQDQFSLVTFLDLGSAWGGYGSGAGSDFTQSNSFSLKMGYGLGLRLRTPMGPIRLDFAFNNEGGSRPHFMIGTSF is encoded by the coding sequence GTGAGGGGAATTTTACGCAGCGTCGCGATTGGAGTGCTGACTTTGGGGGTCATGGCGGCAGCGTTTGCTCAAGATGTTGGGATCATCAAAGAGATCAACATTCGAGGAACCAAGAAGATTTCTCCGGCTGTTGTCAAAGCTCTGCTCCAAGTACGTGAAGGGCAAATTCTAAACTTAAAGGCCATCGAAGAGGATCGACAACGCATTCTTGATATGGGTTGGTTTAGGAAGGTTAACTATAACAAAACCCTCCTCGCAGACAACACCTGGCAGCTCATTTATGACGTCGACGAAAACGAGATCGTCCGCGAAGTAGCAGTTGTTGGTAACTCGGCGATCAAGACGGAAGACATCCTTAAACTCGTCCAATTCAAGCCCGCTCCGGGGGCGAAAGAGGAAGATCTCCGGCCCCTTAATCTCAGCGAAATCAAGCCTAGCCTTGATGCGATCCAGAGGCTTTACGAGGATCAAGGCTACTTCGGACGAGTGGAAGCCCTCGATCCTGATCCATACAGCCCCGGCACTTGGCTACTGCGAATCAAAGAAGCCGTCATCAACTCGATCTCCATCGAAGGCTTCACTTCGACCAAGGACAAAGTATTTAACCGCCTGATCAAGTCCAAACCTGGCCAACCGTACAGCCGATTCCAATGGGAAAAAGACGCTCTACGGGTCATCAACACGCAGTGGTTTGAAGGCGTTAGTCCAACCCAGCCCGCGCTGTCCATCCTCGACTCCGGCCTCGTCGATCTCAAGATGAAGCTGAATGACGGTCGAACTGGCATGTTCAACGCTGGCGTTGTGCTGAACCCCCAGAACTCACTGGCGGGGACGATCAGTTACTCTGACTCGAACTTCAATGGGACGGGCCAGAACGTCGCCTTCAACTACACCCAGGCAACCGTTCAGGGCACCGGCGGCAGTATCAGCTTTGATTACGCGAATCCATTCGCCGACTCCAAAGATTCGACATTCCGAGCTTCGGTGTATGACCGGGTGCAATTCCGATTTATCAACAACGCCTTCGGCGGCGGAAATCTTAACGCCGCTAACCAGTACAGCGAGCGACGAACTGGCGGCTCGATGGGATTCACCAACCAGATCAACGACAAAAGGAGCTTGACCATTTCTTCTCGGTTTGAGCGAGTTAACGTTCCACCGTTTGATCCTGCAAGCGGGAATGTCAACAACTTCATCCAGCAAGACGGAGAAGTCGGCGTCCTCGGATTATCCGTAATCAACAACACCCGAGACCTCGACTTCGACCCTGCCCGTGGAAAGTTCCTCCGGCTGGATGTAGAGCCTGGGTTCTCCACGATCCGACCTGTGAGTACCAACATCTCGGGTGATAATCCCGAAGGACGATTTGGCTTCGTACGACTTGGATTTGACTACCGAACTTACTTCACGCCGAACAAAAAGCGCAGAACCGCAGATGACGTCTCGCGTGAGGTCTATGCCTTCCGGCTTCGAGGCGGAACGGTTCAGGGTGTTATCCCATTCTTCGAGCAGTACTTTGCAGGCGGAAACGACTCCGTTCGTGGCTTCCAGGAAGACCGCTTCTGGGGGAAGAACTTGCTAATGGCGAGCTTTGAATGGCGAAAGCCCGTTCAAGATCAGTTTTCGCTCGTCACCTTCCTTGACCTCGGCTCTGCCTGGGGCGGATACGGCTCAGGGGCGGGAAGCGACTTTACCCAGAGCAACTCCTTCTCCCTCAAGATGGGTTACGGACTGGGTCTTCGACTTCGGACTCCGATGGGACCTATTCGACTCGACTTTGCGTTTAACAACGAAGGCGGTAGTCGTCCGCACTTCATGATCGGAACCAGTTTCTAA
- a CDS encoding OmpH family outer membrane protein — MNKSYLTGFLSGTSVVALGMVVVLLGSGFQGASAKTGVVDAIKVMEAVEISRNYREEEKNYFNERENALQYLSQNRVMKKDEAEKFWALTLKTTKTDAEKAELEKVKTNAAEAKKKFNDLQVKANPTDADLKLLDDYRNRQAEMGEYGKKLVDDTQNEMKEIRQKHLSALQDAYQAAIQEIGKRDGYGVIFDKNVAPFAANDVTDAASKMAAKKG; from the coding sequence ATGAATAAATCGTATCTCACAGGCTTTCTCAGCGGCACTTCAGTAGTCGCTCTTGGTATGGTCGTCGTCCTTCTGGGCTCAGGATTCCAGGGTGCCAGCGCAAAGACCGGCGTCGTTGATGCAATCAAGGTGATGGAAGCGGTCGAAATCTCGCGTAACTATCGCGAGGAAGAGAAGAATTACTTCAACGAGCGCGAAAACGCTCTTCAGTATTTGAGTCAGAACCGAGTCATGAAGAAAGACGAGGCGGAAAAGTTCTGGGCTCTCACGCTCAAGACAACCAAAACCGATGCCGAAAAGGCCGAGCTTGAAAAGGTGAAAACCAACGCAGCTGAAGCCAAGAAGAAGTTCAATGACCTCCAAGTCAAAGCAAACCCGACAGATGCTGATCTCAAGCTACTCGACGACTATCGAAACCGCCAAGCTGAAATGGGCGAGTACGGCAAAAAGCTAGTCGATGACACTCAAAACGAGATGAAGGAGATTCGACAGAAGCACCTGAGCGCTCTCCAGGACGCCTACCAAGCAGCTATTCAAGAAATCGGGAAGCGAGATGGCTACGGCGTGATCTTCGACAAAAACGTCGCGCCATTCGCGGCAAACGATGTCACCGACGCTGCTTCAAAAATGGCCGCCAAGAAGGGATAA
- a CDS encoding OmpH family outer membrane protein, producing MRREKFAWSGWVVAAGLAGIMLGSGFQTPSLKLGVVDLNAVIDKSDAGKAGKKSFEDMKAAREGLLEFIDQYRILTIEQANRLRELMLLKERTKAEEAELERLKADIVATSKRSAELATKPNYTPEERTLVEEYSRRSQTMNETSTRWLREFSDEVQNWVAASREQNYQKAKAAAAEVAAKDGYTMVIEGSVAVFGANDITDLSLAAMNAKK from the coding sequence ATGCGACGCGAGAAGTTTGCCTGGTCGGGTTGGGTGGTTGCCGCAGGACTGGCCGGAATCATGTTAGGTTCCGGTTTCCAAACTCCGTCGCTCAAGCTCGGCGTCGTAGACCTGAACGCCGTCATCGACAAGAGCGACGCAGGCAAAGCTGGGAAGAAGTCTTTTGAAGATATGAAAGCCGCGCGAGAAGGGTTGCTGGAGTTTATTGATCAGTATCGGATCCTCACAATCGAGCAAGCAAACCGACTCCGCGAGCTAATGCTCCTCAAAGAGCGAACCAAGGCAGAAGAAGCCGAGTTGGAACGGCTGAAAGCTGACATCGTCGCGACAAGCAAACGATCTGCCGAGCTCGCTACTAAGCCGAACTACACGCCCGAAGAGCGAACATTAGTCGAGGAGTATTCGAGACGTTCGCAGACGATGAATGAGACGTCTACTCGCTGGTTACGAGAGTTTAGCGATGAAGTCCAAAACTGGGTCGCAGCAAGCCGAGAGCAAAATTATCAAAAGGCAAAGGCCGCCGCGGCAGAAGTTGCGGCAAAGGACGGATATACGATGGTCATTGAAGGTTCGGTAGCAGTCTTTGGCGCCAACGATATCACCGACCTGTCTCTCGCGGCGATGAACGCCAAAAAGTAG
- the lpxD gene encoding UDP-3-O-(3-hydroxymyristoyl)glucosamine N-acyltransferase, which produces MENKPHLKTLADFAAYVGGELVGEGWTEINQACNVGGDCPTGIAFAENAKYVAEAATRLLGGVIVPAETFDFPSSHIKHANPRLAYLKVLHYFERSFRKAKGIHPTAFVEQGGFVDDTASIGAMAFVASDAIVRNDATIMPFAYIGPGCVVGEGSVVMPHAILVQDVIVGHYCVVGPGTVIGHSGFGYVWDGEKQIRIPQVGGVRLGDRVEIGALTAIDRATAGQTRLDEGNKIDNLVQIAHNVELGPHGVYASGVGIAGSTKVGARAMLGGQSGYSDHLVIADGVVLAGRAAGLSSIDKSGVYGGTPAIPIADYMRSVAAYKDLPKLIKRVRALEKEVKTLKGAE; this is translated from the coding sequence ATGGAGAACAAGCCTCACCTCAAAACGCTAGCCGACTTCGCGGCTTACGTTGGGGGCGAGCTGGTCGGTGAAGGATGGACCGAGATCAATCAGGCATGCAATGTCGGCGGGGACTGTCCGACTGGGATTGCTTTTGCCGAAAACGCAAAGTACGTTGCTGAAGCCGCCACGCGGCTCCTTGGGGGAGTGATTGTTCCTGCAGAGACGTTTGACTTTCCGAGTTCGCACATCAAGCACGCCAACCCCCGGCTTGCTTATCTTAAAGTACTTCACTACTTCGAGCGTTCCTTCAGAAAGGCGAAGGGAATCCATCCGACTGCCTTCGTGGAGCAAGGAGGGTTTGTCGACGACACTGCGTCAATAGGAGCGATGGCGTTTGTCGCAAGCGATGCGATCGTTCGCAATGATGCCACGATCATGCCGTTTGCTTACATCGGCCCCGGTTGCGTCGTGGGCGAAGGTTCGGTGGTCATGCCCCACGCGATATTGGTGCAAGATGTCATCGTTGGCCATTACTGCGTCGTCGGGCCTGGAACGGTGATCGGTCACTCAGGCTTCGGTTACGTTTGGGACGGCGAAAAGCAGATCCGAATTCCTCAGGTTGGAGGAGTGAGGCTAGGTGATCGTGTTGAGATCGGAGCCTTGACCGCGATAGATCGAGCTACTGCAGGTCAAACCCGACTGGACGAAGGAAACAAGATCGATAACCTCGTCCAGATCGCTCATAACGTCGAGCTTGGACCACACGGTGTCTACGCTAGCGGCGTAGGGATCGCCGGCAGCACAAAGGTCGGTGCGCGAGCAATGCTCGGCGGACAGAGTGGCTATTCCGACCATCTGGTCATTGCCGATGGAGTGGTGCTTGCGGGAAGAGCAGCGGGGTTATCGTCCATTGATAAATCGGGCGTTTACGGCGGTACCCCCGCGATACCAATTGCCGACTACATGCGGTCGGTTGCCGCATATAAAGACCTACCAAAACTCATCAAACGTGTACGCGCTCTGGAAAAGGAAGTCAAAACCTTAAAGGGGGCAGAGTGA
- a CDS encoding UDP-3-O-acyl-N-acetylglucosamine deacetylase, whose protein sequence is MIFARRTVASVAEFEGLGLHTGVPVKLTVHPGDKGIAFRYETTRTEAIPANVTDTRRSTKLGDVGTIEHIMSALAGLEITDAEIELSAPEVPGMDGSAAPFVQGLSGVGFVELGEKEFPGLYSRIFLQELPLKIAVGKGNGHWRYEYETGDRWPGSMHFESMRIIDTFASEIAPARTFVLTEEFPMVEQFGLGKGLTKDDVIILGERGFENGAKFPDEPARHKLLDMLGDLYLSGIPARCLNVVGTRNGHTANVKMAAMMHQAITR, encoded by the coding sequence GTGATCTTCGCCCGCCGGACCGTTGCTTCGGTCGCTGAGTTTGAAGGACTAGGACTTCACACGGGAGTCCCGGTGAAACTAACCGTTCACCCAGGCGACAAAGGGATTGCGTTTCGGTACGAGACCACCCGAACCGAAGCAATTCCGGCGAACGTGACGGACACGCGGCGTAGCACTAAGCTTGGAGACGTTGGCACTATCGAGCACATCATGTCAGCCCTTGCGGGGCTAGAGATCACCGATGCCGAAATTGAGCTTTCGGCTCCCGAAGTTCCAGGGATGGATGGCAGCGCGGCTCCGTTCGTACAAGGCTTGTCGGGAGTTGGGTTTGTCGAGCTTGGCGAGAAAGAATTTCCCGGTCTGTACTCCCGAATTTTCCTCCAGGAGCTTCCCCTCAAGATCGCGGTCGGAAAAGGGAACGGACACTGGAGGTACGAATACGAAACGGGTGACCGTTGGCCCGGCTCAATGCACTTCGAGTCAATGAGGATCATCGACACCTTTGCTTCTGAGATTGCACCCGCCCGAACCTTTGTCTTGACAGAGGAGTTTCCAATGGTGGAGCAGTTCGGGCTCGGGAAAGGACTCACGAAGGACGATGTCATCATCCTCGGCGAAAGAGGCTTCGAAAATGGCGCAAAGTTTCCGGACGAGCCGGCTCGGCACAAGCTCCTAGACATGCTTGGCGACCTTTATCTGAGCGGGATTCCGGCTCGGTGCCTCAATGTCGTCGGTACCAGGAATGGCCATACCGCCAACGTCAAAATGGCGGCCATGATGCATCAAGCGATTACCCGTTAG
- a CDS encoding helix-turn-helix domain-containing protein, protein MAAKDALVSLGFTALESEIYACLVREGSSSGYRVAQTIGKPAANTYKALETLQRKGAVVQDDAKKKTYAPIAPETLLTRLNKEFEKNRASAMKAFKDASVPTPASKLLPVSSLDQAVQLAKNALASASETVVLIASEAVFARLGELPQVEQLLVMTSAPANGLIQVPTEAFDHDTLELVVDHQSTVFFTSNQGFAIENHPLGSTMHQAVVCQIGLYQVDRKLEEEASRKQLARVIENLP, encoded by the coding sequence ATGGCCGCAAAAGACGCATTAGTGAGTTTGGGCTTCACCGCTCTCGAATCAGAGATCTACGCCTGCCTTGTTCGGGAAGGTTCTTCGAGCGGATACCGGGTTGCGCAAACTATCGGAAAGCCCGCCGCCAACACCTACAAGGCCCTCGAAACCCTGCAGCGCAAAGGAGCGGTCGTCCAAGACGACGCTAAGAAGAAGACTTACGCCCCAATTGCCCCCGAGACCCTGCTGACAAGGCTCAATAAGGAGTTCGAAAAGAATCGAGCCAGCGCGATGAAGGCGTTCAAGGATGCATCCGTCCCGACTCCTGCCTCAAAGCTGCTTCCTGTGTCTAGCCTGGATCAAGCTGTCCAACTGGCAAAAAATGCCCTAGCAAGTGCTTCAGAAACAGTTGTGCTAATCGCAAGTGAGGCAGTGTTCGCCCGGCTAGGAGAGCTGCCGCAAGTCGAGCAGTTGCTCGTCATGACCAGTGCCCCTGCAAACGGCCTGATTCAGGTTCCAACCGAAGCCTTCGACCACGACACCCTCGAACTCGTAGTCGACCACCAATCCACGGTTTTCTTCACCTCCAACCAGGGCTTCGCCATCGAAAACCACCCCCTTGGATCAACCATGCACCAGGCTGTCGTTTGCCAGATAGGCCTGTATCAAGTGGATCGAAAGCTCGAAGAGGAAGCAAGCAGAAAGCAACTAGCGAGGGTCATCGAAAACTTGCCATAG
- a CDS encoding acyloxyacyl hydrolase, protein MLPFEPTSEPSVLIPISLHDRAPRTRELSWWEPTGKEFNYYTLGYSVRSQLILGSEDQRSGGGFSLAVGRNDPKLRSGNVPGELIWETYFMNTTSEGVNGDPPNSSASIGVLASGRWRWEFRRDMNFFGDVGFGIQWLNHTSNDVPLAFNTTPSFAFGMEFKTKGGAVLAGARLLHVSNAGRGTTNPGQNLLQWFVGFRY, encoded by the coding sequence ATGCTTCCTTTTGAACCTACTAGCGAACCATCCGTCCTGATTCCGATCTCATTACATGATCGAGCACCTCGGACAAGAGAGCTCTCTTGGTGGGAGCCTACAGGCAAGGAGTTTAACTACTACACTCTTGGCTATTCGGTGCGGTCCCAGCTAATTCTGGGGTCCGAGGATCAAAGGTCCGGCGGCGGGTTTTCGCTTGCAGTTGGTCGCAATGATCCTAAATTGAGGTCCGGCAATGTTCCAGGAGAACTCATTTGGGAGACATACTTCATGAACACGACTTCGGAGGGAGTCAACGGTGATCCACCAAACTCTTCCGCAAGTATTGGCGTTTTGGCCAGCGGACGATGGCGGTGGGAGTTTCGGCGGGATATGAACTTCTTTGGGGACGTTGGGTTTGGGATTCAGTGGTTAAACCACACATCCAATGACGTGCCGTTGGCATTCAATACAACTCCGTCGTTTGCCTTTGGAATGGAGTTCAAAACCAAAGGCGGGGCCGTCTTAGCTGGAGCCAGGCTCTTGCACGTGAGCAACGCAGGTCGCGGAACAACAAATCCGGGGCAGAATTTGCTGCAATGGTTTGTGGGTTTCCGCTACTAA
- the der gene encoding ribosome biogenesis GTPase Der has translation MPTVVIVGRPNVGKSTLFNRLVGKRVAVVEDTPGITRDRLYAEVNWNRRRFNVVDTGGIVFQDSDPLSEQIRVQANVALTEADVVLFVTDVTDGLHPDDRDLANQMRGIKTPVLVAVNKADNFDREDYAPEFYALGLGNVYPISALHGTGVADVLDEVVLNLPPEVPIEEAKEEIRLAIVGRPNVGKSSLVNAFTGEQRMIVSNIAGTTRDAIDTELTHEGEQFRLIDTAGIRRRGKIQGSVEYYMVNRAEKAIARCECAMVVVNGEEGLTDGDKRVMKLAHDAGKACVIAVNKWDVKEPPNGHPKKQSQLKKDFTKIFRDQVPELAYAPIVFTSAKENAGLEPALDSVLSALESYNFRISTGQLNRLVQDAIFDKPHVIHGRAFKVYYSTQVATCPPTFVLFCNDPDLMHFSYQRYLLNKIRALFPLQGTPIRLFARSSHKKNEED, from the coding sequence ATGCCCACCGTCGTCATTGTTGGGCGTCCAAATGTCGGAAAATCCACCCTTTTTAACCGCCTCGTCGGTAAGCGCGTCGCAGTTGTCGAAGACACCCCAGGCATCACTCGTGACCGCCTCTATGCAGAGGTTAACTGGAACCGTCGCCGCTTCAACGTCGTCGATACCGGCGGTATCGTTTTCCAAGATTCCGATCCGCTTTCCGAGCAAATCCGGGTTCAGGCGAACGTTGCCCTGACCGAAGCCGACGTTGTCTTGTTCGTTACGGACGTCACCGATGGCCTCCACCCCGATGACCGCGACCTCGCTAACCAAATGCGCGGAATCAAGACTCCAGTCTTGGTGGCCGTAAACAAAGCCGACAACTTCGACCGCGAAGACTACGCGCCCGAGTTTTATGCTCTCGGCCTCGGAAACGTCTACCCCATCTCTGCCCTCCACGGCACCGGTGTTGCCGATGTCCTGGATGAGGTCGTCCTCAATCTTCCGCCCGAAGTCCCGATTGAAGAAGCCAAAGAAGAGATTCGGCTCGCAATTGTGGGCCGCCCAAACGTCGGTAAGAGCTCGCTTGTGAATGCCTTCACGGGTGAGCAGCGAATGATCGTTTCCAACATCGCCGGGACCACCCGCGATGCAATCGATACAGAGCTCACTCACGAAGGAGAACAATTCCGGTTGATCGATACCGCCGGAATCCGCCGCCGAGGCAAGATCCAGGGCTCGGTGGAATACTACATGGTCAACCGAGCCGAGAAGGCAATTGCTCGCTGCGAATGCGCGATGGTGGTGGTGAACGGCGAAGAAGGGCTGACCGATGGCGATAAGAGAGTCATGAAACTCGCCCACGACGCGGGTAAAGCCTGCGTCATCGCAGTGAACAAGTGGGACGTCAAAGAGCCACCAAACGGTCACCCAAAGAAGCAATCCCAGCTCAAAAAGGACTTCACGAAGATCTTTCGAGATCAGGTGCCGGAACTCGCTTACGCGCCAATCGTTTTCACAAGCGCAAAGGAGAACGCGGGCCTCGAACCTGCGCTCGATTCAGTTCTGAGTGCGCTAGAAAGCTACAACTTCCGAATTTCAACCGGTCAGCTCAACCGCCTGGTTCAAGACGCGATCTTCGACAAGCCGCACGTCATTCATGGTCGTGCATTCAAGGTGTACTACTCAACCCAGGTGGCGACTTGCCCTCCGACCTTCGTTCTGTTCTGCAACGATCCAGACCTGATGCACTTCAGCTATCAGCGATATTTGCTCAACAAAATCCGGGCCCTCTTCCCGCTACAGGGTACGCCGATTCGACTTTTTGCACGAAGTAGCCACAAGAAGAACGAAGAGGACTAA